One window of Papio anubis isolate 15944 chromosome 10, Panubis1.0, whole genome shotgun sequence genomic DNA carries:
- the BOK gene encoding bcl-2-related ovarian killer protein, translating into MEVLRRSSVFAAEIMDAFDRSPTDKELVAQAKALGREYVHARLLRAGLSWSAPERAAPVPGRLAEVCAVLLRLGDELEMIRPSVYRNVARQLHISLQSEPVVTDAFLAVAGHIFSAGITWGKVVSLYAVAAGLAVDCVRQAQPAMVHALVDCLGEFVRKTLATWLRRRGGWTDVLKCVVSTDPGLRSHWLVAALCSFGRFLKAAFFVLLPER; encoded by the exons ATGGAGGTGCTGCGGCGCTCCTCGGTCTTCGCCGCCGAGATCATGGATGCCTTTGACCGCTCGCCCACCGACAAGGAGCTGGTGGCCCAGGCCAAGGCGCTGGGCCGGGAGTACGTGCACGCGCGGCTACTGCGCGCCGGCCTCTCCTGGAGCGCGCCCGAGCGCGCCGCGCCTGTCCCGGGACGCCTGGCCGAGGTGTGCGCGGTGCTCCTGCGCCTGG GGGATGAGCTGGAGATGATCCGGCCCAGCGTCTACCGCAACGTGGCTCGTCAGCTGCACATCTCCCTGCAGTCTGAGCCTGTGGTGACCGATGCGTTCCTGGCCGTGGCTGGCCACATCTTCTCTGCAG GCATCACGTGGGGCAAGGTGGTGTCCCTGTATGCGGTGGCCGCGGGGCTGGCCGTGGACTGTGTGAGGCAGGCCCAGCCTGCCATGGTCCACGCCCTCGTGGACTGCCTGGGGGAGTTTGTGCGCAAGACCCTGGCAACCTGGCTGCGGAGACGCGGCGGATGG aCTGATGTCCTCAAGTGTGTGGTCAGCACAGACCCTGGCCTCCGCTCCCACTGGCTGGTAGCCGCACTCTGCAGCTTCGGCCGCTTCCTGAAGGCTGCCTTCTTCGTGCTGCTGCCAGAGAGATGA